From one Paenibacillus terrae HPL-003 genomic stretch:
- a CDS encoding YpuI family protein: MSAVNVQKLCESAQEKLKSAVERVEAFLNEHALPELAVDRSEESVLFYKGFLSDLRHVLVFSEVSYEKLGVALRRANFDVDFAEKALYNVYHDCVNSFFYPKNESYAEDGRYAYTGQDAIRFRKTPVTPAREVIMDITKNFEELRDDLAYYESDYLTQRRMQTRRTHA; this comes from the coding sequence ATGTCAGCAGTCAACGTACAAAAATTATGTGAGTCGGCGCAGGAGAAACTGAAATCTGCCGTGGAACGGGTGGAAGCATTCCTTAATGAGCATGCACTACCGGAGCTGGCTGTAGATCGCAGTGAGGAGTCCGTACTCTTTTACAAAGGCTTTTTGTCGGATCTCCGCCATGTCCTTGTTTTTTCCGAAGTATCTTATGAAAAGCTGGGTGTGGCTTTGCGCCGTGCCAACTTTGACGTCGATTTTGCGGAAAAGGCATTGTATAACGTTTATCATGACTGCGTGAACAGCTTTTTTTATCCCAAAAATGAATCTTACGCAGAGGACGGACGCTACGCTTATACGGGACAAGATGCTATACGCTTCCGTAAAACGCCAGTAACTCCCGCCCGCGAAGTGATCATGGACATTACGAAAAATTTTGAAGAATTGCGCGATGATCTTGCTTATTATGAAAGTGATTATTTGACTCAGCGCCGGATGCAGACTCGCCGTACACATGCGTAA
- a CDS encoding S8 family peptidase has protein sequence MSRQKWLKPLIGAAAGVLLITLMLPSRDHRHTPQPEYTAKMVPQQEKQLKKGMLALDLSATDTITRMDARQDIEYVMRELNGKTNDQKKQFARKLQQSHNHLHTLQWINTRDGKNTTYTGSKAQPRLLNHVQVKNSLAAARRSVLQNKSYESAAFQAEGGKYFVMAEPSTDGTYGVAALVSQQVLRDVEKHQRKNLRLIPYPKEGSYKIESVHPDTLHDITVKTGHDNENASHYFENEIVVRFRQNPDQRQLREIAADLNCEPGRKLGYTYVFHSNNMNFKELKQYFSQKWNPIYAEPHYMYLTNEKTPVKASDVSIPNDLLFSRYQWNLPATETNRGWALSKGSKNVVVAVVDTGVDMDHPDLKGQILPGHNVVNSKEKPYDDVGHGTHVAGIISALVNNGEGVAGMTWYNKVMPVKVLDQSGSGTTYSVAEGIIWAADHGAKVINLSLGNYAQAEFLHDAIKYAYDKDIVLVAATGNDNTERPGYPAAYPEVFAVSATDASMHRASFSNYGDYVDVMAPGASIASTYPGNQYAALSGTSMASPHVSALAALVRSINPDLTNKEVMDLMRNSVIDLGTPGHDKYFGYGQIDVYKALKAAQRPYVPLQLYPQHLGDKIKSLLKMLEK, from the coding sequence ATGTCTCGGCAAAAATGGTTAAAACCCCTGATCGGAGCAGCCGCCGGGGTGCTTCTCATCACCCTGATGCTGCCTTCCCGAGATCACCGCCACACACCACAGCCCGAATATACGGCAAAAATGGTCCCACAGCAGGAAAAGCAGCTCAAAAAAGGAATGTTAGCTTTGGACTTGTCCGCTACGGATACCATCACCCGCATGGATGCCAGGCAGGATATTGAATACGTAATGCGAGAACTGAATGGTAAAACTAATGATCAGAAAAAGCAATTTGCCCGCAAGCTTCAGCAGTCCCACAATCATCTTCACACGCTACAGTGGATCAATACACGTGACGGGAAGAACACTACCTACACAGGCAGTAAGGCACAACCTCGTCTGCTTAATCACGTTCAAGTCAAAAATAGCCTGGCTGCGGCTCGCCGTTCCGTCCTGCAAAATAAATCTTACGAGTCCGCTGCTTTTCAGGCAGAAGGCGGAAAATATTTTGTCATGGCAGAGCCATCGACTGACGGGACATACGGCGTTGCCGCACTGGTCAGCCAGCAAGTGCTTCGTGACGTGGAAAAGCATCAGCGTAAAAACCTGCGCCTGATCCCATACCCGAAGGAAGGCAGCTACAAAATCGAATCTGTACATCCCGACACACTGCATGATATTACTGTCAAGACGGGGCATGACAATGAAAATGCGAGCCATTATTTTGAAAATGAAATCGTCGTTCGCTTCCGCCAAAATCCTGATCAACGGCAATTACGCGAAATTGCCGCAGATTTGAACTGCGAGCCAGGCCGAAAGCTCGGTTATACGTATGTGTTCCATTCGAATAACATGAACTTCAAAGAACTAAAGCAATATTTCTCGCAAAAGTGGAACCCGATATATGCAGAACCTCACTACATGTATCTGACTAATGAAAAAACACCCGTAAAAGCGTCGGATGTCTCTATTCCGAATGACCTGCTCTTTTCCCGCTATCAGTGGAATCTGCCGGCCACCGAAACCAACCGGGGCTGGGCGCTATCCAAAGGCAGTAAAAATGTAGTCGTAGCAGTCGTGGATACGGGAGTGGATATGGACCATCCTGATCTAAAGGGCCAAATCCTACCGGGACACAACGTAGTCAACTCGAAGGAAAAGCCTTACGATGACGTCGGTCACGGAACGCATGTTGCCGGCATCATTTCCGCGCTCGTGAACAACGGCGAGGGTGTTGCTGGCATGACATGGTACAACAAGGTTATGCCAGTCAAGGTACTCGATCAATCCGGCTCCGGTACCACATATTCCGTGGCAGAAGGTATTATATGGGCCGCAGACCATGGAGCCAAGGTCATTAATTTGAGCCTCGGCAATTATGCGCAAGCTGAATTTTTGCACGATGCGATTAAATATGCCTATGACAAGGATATTGTATTAGTCGCGGCCACGGGAAATGATAATACGGAACGACCCGGCTATCCCGCCGCTTATCCTGAAGTATTTGCCGTATCTGCCACAGACGCGTCCATGCACCGCGCTTCCTTTTCCAACTACGGAGATTATGTTGACGTTATGGCCCCCGGCGCAAGCATAGCGAGCACGTATCCGGGGAACCAATACGCTGCTCTCTCAGGCACTTCGATGGCCAGTCCGCATGTGTCAGCGCTCGCGGCCCTCGTTCGTTCTATCAATCCCGACCTGACGAACAAAGAGGTCATGGATTTGATGAGAAACAGCGTGATTGATTTGGGTACACCGGGACATGACAAATATTTCGGATATGGCCAAATCGATGTATATAAGGCGTTGAAAGCAGCTCAACGTCCGTATGTTCCTTTACAGTTGTATCCACAGCATTTGGGTGACAAGATTAAATCTCTCTTGAAAATGCTGGAAAAGTAA
- a CDS encoding PLP-dependent aminotransferase family protein — protein sequence MHIELSRNSSVKLYLQIAKTLADRIQSGLLPQGTKLPSVRHLSSLLSVSPVTVSKAYAELESIHLVVCTQGKGCYVAEPSVSLHREETLDLSWQMSLIDYLPRAQLWRNFNHSRQVPYSFHIAAVQPELLPTREIIDDTRRLSSEDPDAMAVYGTFEGDVELREVFAVHLSERGIHIEAEHLLVTSGAQQGIDLVARTFVGPGDVVYMEAPTYTGAIDVFTSRGAKVVMIPMDEQGMRMDILTHLCDTHPPKLIYTIPTFHNPTGITLTTVRRMQLLDLAQSYHCLIVEDDPFSDLYYKTKPPLPIKAHDLSGHVIYIKSFSKTVAPGCRIACVVATGSVLDRLVAAKSTTDLGSPLLTQKALLPFIRHRLDNYLVLLRDQMQDRLTTALHTLQRFAPAEVTWQAPEGGLNMWIKLPPAVDIAELGRLADREGISFLPGGVCYAGGMESNHIRISFSYTAKDTLEAGLRKLCRLLGELLDRSIIMERRPIL from the coding sequence ATGCATATTGAACTCAGCCGCAATAGCAGTGTCAAATTATATTTACAAATTGCCAAAACATTAGCGGACCGTATCCAGTCCGGACTGCTGCCTCAGGGTACAAAGCTTCCCTCTGTCCGCCATTTGTCCAGTCTGCTTTCCGTTAGCCCTGTAACTGTAAGCAAGGCGTATGCGGAGCTGGAATCCATACATCTTGTGGTATGTACACAGGGAAAGGGATGCTATGTAGCCGAACCTTCTGTGTCATTGCATCGTGAGGAAACGCTGGATTTATCATGGCAAATGTCGCTGATTGATTACTTGCCGCGTGCACAGTTGTGGAGAAACTTTAATCATAGCCGTCAGGTTCCCTATTCATTTCATATTGCAGCAGTTCAGCCAGAGCTTCTTCCCACTCGTGAAATCATTGACGATACCCGACGTTTATCCTCCGAAGACCCCGATGCGATGGCTGTTTACGGCACATTCGAAGGAGATGTAGAACTGAGGGAAGTATTTGCAGTTCACCTGAGCGAACGTGGAATCCATATTGAAGCAGAACATCTGCTTGTGACAAGCGGTGCCCAGCAGGGGATTGATCTTGTGGCGCGTACGTTCGTTGGACCTGGTGACGTCGTCTATATGGAGGCTCCTACGTATACGGGTGCAATTGATGTATTCACCAGCCGAGGTGCCAAGGTGGTTATGATTCCGATGGATGAGCAGGGCATGCGCATGGATATCCTGACACACCTCTGTGACACTCATCCTCCAAAGCTGATCTATACGATACCTACCTTTCATAATCCCACTGGAATAACCTTAACGACGGTCAGACGCATGCAGCTTCTGGATCTGGCGCAAAGTTATCATTGTCTGATCGTCGAAGATGATCCGTTTTCTGATCTGTACTACAAAACAAAGCCGCCGCTTCCCATCAAGGCGCATGATCTGTCCGGACATGTGATTTATATTAAAAGCTTCAGTAAAACCGTCGCTCCTGGCTGTCGTATCGCTTGTGTAGTGGCTACAGGAAGTGTGCTGGACCGCCTTGTGGCAGCCAAGTCAACTACGGATCTCGGAAGCCCTCTATTGACGCAAAAAGCATTGTTACCATTCATCAGGCATCGGCTGGATAACTATCTCGTCTTGTTAAGAGATCAAATGCAGGACCGTCTGACAACTGCATTGCACACACTTCAGCGCTTTGCCCCTGCAGAAGTCACCTGGCAAGCACCTGAGGGTGGTCTTAATATGTGGATAAAACTCCCGCCTGCTGTTGATATCGCAGAGCTGGGACGATTAGCTGATCGGGAAGGTATATCCTTTTTACCAGGCGGGGTGTGCTATGCAGGTGGTATGGAAAGTAATCATATTCGTATTTCCTTTTCATACACGGCCAAGGATACACTCGAAGCAGGATTGCGCAAGTTATGCCGCTTGCTGGGAGAACTGCTTGACCGCTCGATCATCATGGAACGAAGGCCTATTTTATAA
- a CDS encoding MarR family winged helix-turn-helix transcriptional regulator — translation MDYKASATELFECIAKSRKPVLEERVHFSRGEMGILIALSHQDGVTSGHLSEYLSVSTGRVATALKSLEKKGLIVRRTDVNDKRKVIVFITDSGKQFMIDRYNEGVAWSEKILRKLDEQDAKEFIRLIKLIVSKN, via the coding sequence ATGGATTATAAAGCATCAGCAACAGAACTATTCGAGTGTATCGCCAAATCGCGCAAACCGGTATTAGAGGAACGAGTGCACTTTTCCCGTGGTGAAATGGGGATTCTCATCGCTTTGAGTCATCAGGACGGGGTTACTTCGGGCCATTTGAGCGAATACTTGTCTGTCAGTACGGGACGGGTAGCAACGGCGCTGAAAAGTTTGGAGAAGAAAGGACTGATTGTACGACGTACGGATGTCAACGACAAACGCAAGGTGATTGTATTCATTACGGATTCAGGCAAGCAATTTATGATTGACAGGTATAACGAAGGAGTCGCATGGAGCGAGAAAATTCTTCGAAAGCTAGACGAACAAGATGCCAAAGAGTTTATCCGACTCATTAAGCTTATTGTCTCTAAAAACTAA
- a CDS encoding ABC transporter ATP-binding protein encodes MLKIFKYLKKNEWMLVLYSLAFIVVQVWLDLKLPDYMAEITTKLQTEGTPISELLIPGSYMLLCAVGSMIASIIVGYFAAKVAAGLAMRLRAMVFDKTLSFSMEEMNSFSTASLITRSTNDVTQIQTVVALGLQVIIKAPILAVWAIVKIADKNWQWTASTGGAVAVLILMLSVIIIFALPSFQKIQRLTDNLNRVTREHLTGLRVVRAYNADQYQEEKFGQANVELMNTNLFANRLMTMVGPGMTFIMSGLSVSIYWIGAYLINGAAVPDRIALFSNMVVFSSYAMQVVMAFMMVSMIFFLMPRASISAKRIMEVLNTESRIVDGHETAGEEDVMGQVEFRNVSFKYPDAEEPVLSNISFTAKQGETIAFIGATGSGKTSVINLISRFYDVTEGEVLVDGVNVRSYKQQTLHNKIGYVPQRAVLFSGTVASNVSYGDNGRADASEKLVKAAVGIAQGTEFVEKMDGQYQGRISQGGANVSGGQKQRLSIARAIYRRPEIYIFDDSFSALDYRTDRILRSALKKETDHATTLIVAQRIGTIKDADRIIVLDQGEIVGNGTHEELMASCGTYQEIAYSQLSKEELVHG; translated from the coding sequence ATGCTGAAGATATTCAAATATCTCAAGAAAAATGAATGGATGCTCGTGCTTTACAGCCTGGCTTTCATCGTTGTGCAGGTATGGCTTGATCTGAAGCTGCCTGATTATATGGCGGAAATTACGACCAAGCTGCAAACGGAAGGAACACCTATATCGGAACTGCTGATTCCCGGCAGTTATATGCTGTTGTGTGCCGTCGGCAGTATGATTGCATCTATTATTGTCGGCTATTTCGCGGCGAAGGTGGCGGCAGGGCTGGCCATGCGTCTGCGTGCGATGGTCTTTGATAAGACCTTATCCTTTTCGATGGAAGAGATGAACAGCTTTTCGACGGCAAGCCTCATCACCCGCTCCACGAACGATGTTACCCAGATTCAAACGGTGGTTGCGCTGGGGCTACAGGTGATCATCAAGGCACCGATTCTGGCCGTGTGGGCCATTGTGAAGATTGCGGATAAAAACTGGCAGTGGACCGCCTCTACAGGAGGGGCCGTGGCTGTCCTGATCCTGATGCTGAGTGTCATTATTATTTTCGCTCTCCCCAGTTTCCAAAAAATCCAGCGTCTCACCGATAATCTGAACAGGGTAACACGTGAGCATCTGACCGGGCTTCGGGTGGTGCGCGCTTATAATGCAGATCAGTATCAGGAGGAGAAGTTCGGGCAGGCCAATGTCGAATTGATGAATACAAACCTGTTTGCGAACCGGTTAATGACAATGGTTGGCCCGGGTATGACCTTTATTATGTCGGGTCTGAGTGTCTCTATCTATTGGATTGGCGCTTATCTGATTAACGGAGCGGCCGTGCCGGACCGCATTGCGTTGTTCTCTAATATGGTCGTATTTTCCTCTTATGCGATGCAGGTGGTCATGGCCTTTATGATGGTAAGTATGATCTTCTTCCTGATGCCTCGAGCTTCGATTTCTGCGAAACGGATCATGGAGGTATTGAATACCGAATCCCGCATCGTTGATGGGCATGAGACGGCTGGAGAAGAGGACGTTATGGGTCAGGTGGAATTCCGTAATGTCAGCTTCAAATATCCGGATGCGGAGGAGCCCGTGCTTAGCAACATTAGCTTTACGGCAAAACAGGGCGAGACGATTGCCTTTATTGGCGCAACAGGTAGCGGCAAAACCAGCGTAATCAATCTGATTTCCCGTTTTTACGATGTGACCGAGGGAGAGGTGCTCGTAGATGGGGTGAATGTCAGAAGCTATAAGCAGCAGACACTCCATAACAAAATCGGGTATGTCCCTCAGAGAGCCGTGCTTTTCAGCGGTACAGTGGCATCCAACGTTTCGTATGGTGATAACGGAAGAGCAGACGCTTCGGAGAAACTCGTCAAAGCAGCCGTAGGGATTGCCCAAGGCACAGAGTTTGTTGAAAAAATGGATGGTCAGTATCAGGGACGGATTTCACAAGGTGGAGCGAACGTGTCCGGTGGTCAAAAGCAGCGTCTGTCCATTGCGCGTGCCATCTACCGTCGGCCGGAGATTTATATTTTCGATGATTCCTTCTCGGCACTGGACTACAGAACAGACCGGATTCTGCGCTCTGCGCTTAAAAAAGAAACCGACCATGCTACGACACTCATTGTCGCTCAGCGCATAGGCACCATTAAGGACGCTGATCGGATTATCGTATTGGACCAGGGCGAGATTGTAGGGAACGGCACGCATGAAGAGCTGATGGCGAGCTGCGGGACCTATCAGGAGATTGCTTATTCGCAGCTTTCGAAGGAGGAACTCGTACATGGATAA
- a CDS encoding ABC transporter ATP-binding protein, producing MDKNEHTTDSKHMKSKQQGPMGGGPAGGMGAGEKANNFKKTIKQLLSYGKAYVPMIILSMVLALAGSIFNVIGPGKLSDITNLIQQGIVTGIDVNAVQKIVLVLVVLYGLGLIFNYFQGFITVTVSQHLTKKMRTELSRKINHMPLKYFDATSYGNVLSRVTNDVDTIGQTLNNSLGTLVSALATFVGALVMMLYTNWIMTITGIVATLIGFLLMTVIMKHSQKYFVAQQAELGQLNGHIEETYAGHSVVKVYNGEQAAKEMFHGINDRLYTNAWKSQFMSGLMMPVMMFIGNFGYVAVCVVGALLVNQHAITIGTIVAFMVYIRLFTQPLSQLAQAATNLQSAAAASERVFEFLGEEELADESDKTMKLDNAKGEVEFKHVRFGYNEDRMIIQDFSMKAEAGQKIAIVGPTGAGKTTLVNLLMRFYELNGGEIYIDGTPSSQLTRKNIHELFCMVLQDTWLFEGTIRENIVFSKEHVTDEQVEAACRAVGLHSFLKTLPQGYDTMLDDKANLSAGQKQLITIARAMIEDAPMLILDEATSSVDTRTELLIQQAMDRLTVGKTSFVIAHRLSTIKNADMILVMKDGDIIETGNHEELLAKGGFYADLYNSQFEHAS from the coding sequence ATGGATAAGAATGAACACACCACAGACAGCAAGCATATGAAGTCGAAACAGCAAGGTCCCATGGGTGGAGGTCCTGCGGGAGGCATGGGTGCTGGTGAAAAAGCGAATAATTTTAAAAAGACCATTAAGCAGCTCTTATCCTACGGTAAGGCCTATGTACCTATGATTATACTCTCTATGGTGCTGGCGCTGGCCGGTTCCATCTTCAACGTGATTGGTCCGGGTAAGCTCAGCGATATTACCAACCTGATCCAGCAAGGAATCGTAACAGGGATTGATGTGAATGCTGTCCAGAAGATTGTTCTTGTATTGGTAGTTTTGTATGGTCTCGGTCTTATCTTTAATTATTTCCAAGGTTTCATTACGGTAACCGTGTCACAGCATCTTACAAAGAAGATGCGGACAGAACTGTCCCGAAAAATCAATCATATGCCTTTGAAATATTTTGATGCTACGAGCTATGGTAATGTGCTTAGCCGTGTGACCAACGATGTCGATACCATCGGACAAACGTTAAACAATAGTCTTGGTACGCTTGTCAGTGCGCTGGCAACCTTCGTGGGCGCATTGGTTATGATGCTGTATACGAACTGGATCATGACCATTACCGGGATTGTAGCTACGCTGATCGGTTTTTTACTGATGACCGTGATTATGAAGCATTCACAAAAATATTTTGTAGCACAGCAAGCGGAGCTTGGCCAGCTCAACGGTCATATCGAAGAAACCTATGCTGGTCATAGCGTAGTCAAGGTATATAACGGAGAACAAGCAGCCAAGGAAATGTTCCATGGCATTAACGACCGCTTATATACAAATGCATGGAAATCCCAGTTCATGTCTGGTCTGATGATGCCGGTTATGATGTTCATCGGGAATTTCGGTTATGTCGCGGTCTGTGTCGTGGGCGCTTTGCTGGTGAACCAACATGCGATAACCATCGGAACAATTGTGGCCTTTATGGTGTATATTCGTCTGTTTACACAGCCCTTGTCACAATTGGCACAGGCAGCAACCAATCTGCAATCAGCGGCTGCCGCCAGTGAACGTGTATTCGAATTTCTGGGTGAAGAAGAATTGGCGGATGAGAGCGATAAGACCATGAAGCTGGACAACGCCAAAGGGGAAGTCGAATTCAAACATGTCCGCTTCGGTTATAACGAAGACCGTATGATTATCCAAGACTTTTCCATGAAAGCTGAAGCTGGCCAGAAAATTGCCATTGTTGGTCCGACAGGCGCCGGTAAAACGACACTCGTGAACTTGCTCATGCGGTTCTATGAACTGAACGGCGGGGAAATCTATATTGATGGAACCCCGAGCAGCCAATTAACACGTAAGAATATTCATGAATTATTCTGTATGGTGCTGCAGGATACCTGGCTGTTTGAAGGAACGATCCGCGAGAATATTGTCTTTTCCAAAGAGCATGTTACCGATGAACAGGTAGAGGCCGCATGTAGAGCGGTGGGGCTGCACAGCTTCCTTAAAACACTGCCGCAGGGCTATGATACGATGTTGGACGACAAAGCCAATCTCTCTGCCGGTCAAAAGCAGTTGATTACCATTGCAAGAGCCATGATTGAAGATGCACCCATGCTTATTCTAGATGAGGCCACAAGCTCCGTCGATACGCGTACAGAATTGCTGATTCAACAAGCGATGGACCGGCTGACTGTAGGGAAAACCTCCTTTGTGATTGCCCACCGCCTCTCGACGATCAAGAACGCCGATATGATTCTGGTCATGAAGGACGGCGACATTATCGAAACAGGTAACCATGAGGAATTGCTGGCTAAAGGCGGCTTCTATGCCGATCTATATAACAGTCAGTTTGAACATGCATCCTAA
- a CDS encoding PLP-dependent aminotransferase family protein, translating into MEYKFSGMARTQGSSIVRDILKLTQGTEVLSLAGGLPADAFFPIEAVAQAYERVFRLGGTTALQYGLTDGYIPLRERLTTMMASQGISVTRDNIIMTTGSQQTIDLVSRVLLDPQNTVLVESPTYLAALQVFKSYGANIVSVNTDSNGMQLDDLEAKLKEYQPKFVYVIPTFSNPAGSVWSMERRVGVVELCRKYGTLIFEDDPYGRLKFDENLNFPTLLSIDQQQGGDSHVMYTSTFSKTVAPGVRSGWLVADQAIVNKVSKAKQSADLHSSSIDQRALNELLDFFDLDGHIRTVSSEYHSRMLRLTTLMKERQWEGITWDDALGGMFMWVTLPEGFRSDRLLELAIQEGVAFVPGQVFYADLSGSNHMRINFTHTDPSLLPEAVNRLDRALKMYAEERLEKSVR; encoded by the coding sequence TTGGAATACAAATTTTCGGGTATGGCTCGTACTCAGGGCTCGTCCATCGTTAGGGACATTTTGAAGCTGACACAGGGAACAGAAGTGTTATCCCTGGCAGGCGGTCTTCCGGCCGATGCCTTTTTCCCCATCGAAGCCGTTGCTCAAGCCTATGAGCGGGTATTCCGTCTCGGCGGTACTACCGCGCTTCAATACGGTCTAACCGATGGGTACATTCCTCTACGGGAACGCCTTACAACCATGATGGCATCCCAAGGCATCTCCGTCACCAGAGATAACATCATCATGACGACGGGCTCTCAGCAGACTATCGATCTGGTTTCACGTGTGCTGCTTGATCCGCAGAATACTGTATTGGTGGAGTCCCCTACTTATTTGGCAGCTCTTCAGGTGTTTAAGTCCTATGGTGCCAACATTGTAAGTGTAAATACAGACTCCAACGGTATGCAATTAGATGATCTTGAAGCCAAGCTCAAGGAATATCAGCCTAAATTCGTGTATGTCATCCCAACTTTCTCCAACCCGGCGGGGAGTGTATGGAGCATGGAACGCAGAGTAGGCGTTGTTGAGCTATGCCGTAAATACGGAACTTTGATTTTTGAGGATGATCCTTACGGACGTCTCAAATTTGACGAAAACCTTAACTTCCCTACCCTTTTATCCATTGACCAGCAGCAAGGTGGAGACAGTCATGTCATGTACACCTCTACCTTCTCCAAAACCGTTGCTCCTGGTGTTCGTTCTGGATGGCTGGTTGCTGATCAAGCGATTGTCAATAAAGTCTCGAAGGCCAAACAATCTGCTGATCTGCATTCCAGCAGTATCGATCAACGTGCTTTAAATGAGCTCTTGGACTTTTTTGATTTGGATGGACATATTCGTACCGTATCCAGCGAATATCACTCTCGTATGCTACGCCTCACAACGCTGATGAAAGAACGTCAATGGGAAGGCATCACGTGGGATGATGCGCTTGGCGGCATGTTTATGTGGGTCACTTTACCCGAAGGCTTCCGTTCCGATCGTTTGCTGGAATTGGCCATTCAGGAAGGGGTCGCATTTGTGCCAGGACAAGTATTTTATGCTGATCTGAGCGGCAGCAACCATATGCGGATCAACTTTACGCATACCGATCCTTCACTGCTTCCTGAAGCGGTTAACCGTTTGGATCGGGCATTGAAGATGTATGCAGAGGAAAGATTGGAAAAAAGCGTGCGCTAA
- a CDS encoding flavin reductase family protein, protein MRTLIADPAIHAYPGMVAVVTSRHNSVQNVMASGWHTYIGSSPGMYGISLRKETYSHGLIEKSGGFGVQFLPAHRSEWIQAVGTFSGRDIDKFQHFEIAYEDGISVDVPVLLDAYLAYECKVVDIHTYGDHDWIVGEIQQTYRDDELFLDEGIPEFSKLHIPLYVGRSTYFVADDTLQKKVHPFYLNK, encoded by the coding sequence ATGCGAACTTTAATTGCTGATCCTGCGATCCATGCCTATCCGGGGATGGTTGCTGTTGTTACTTCCCGTCATAACAGTGTGCAGAATGTAATGGCCTCTGGATGGCATACATATATCGGATCATCACCGGGCATGTATGGCATTTCGTTGCGGAAGGAAACGTATTCGCATGGTCTGATTGAAAAAAGTGGAGGCTTCGGTGTTCAATTTTTGCCTGCCCACAGATCGGAATGGATTCAGGCTGTAGGTACCTTTAGCGGTAGAGATATAGATAAGTTTCAGCATTTCGAGATTGCATATGAGGACGGAATTTCTGTGGATGTCCCTGTATTGCTGGATGCTTATCTTGCTTATGAGTGTAAAGTGGTGGATATTCATACCTATGGAGATCATGATTGGATTGTTGGTGAGATACAGCAAACTTATCGGGACGATGAACTCTTTCTGGATGAAGGCATACCTGAATTTAGCAAGCTTCATATTCCGTTATACGTGGGTCGCTCTACTTATTTTGTGGCAGATGATACGTTACAAAAGAAGGTACACCCGTTTTATTTGAACAAATAA
- a CDS encoding Nif3-like dinuclear metal center hexameric protein, which produces MFAKGQTVISYMEQLAPKYLAVPDDRIGLQLGSLQKEIKNILIALDVNDEVVEEAIRVKADLIIAHHAIIFRPLKALNTDQPAGRLYEKLIKNDIAVYISHTNLDTAEDGMNDWMAEALGIQSEGTLEDVHTEQLFKLVVFVPKTHHQRVLDAVLGAGAGHIGNYSHCSFNIDGYGTFVPGEGTQPFLGEPGKMERSEEVRIETVVPQGVRNKVVQAMLKAHPYEEVAYDLYHMDLQGRTFGLGRVGKLKEARSLREFVNDVKEGFNVEHVRVVGDLDRTIKKAAVLGGSGSRYVNKSIFKGADVLVTGDIDYHTAQDALMAGIAIIDPGHNAEKIMKPKTAEWMRKRLEEGRYSTEVHVSQVNTEPFQFL; this is translated from the coding sequence ATGTTTGCCAAAGGACAAACGGTAATTAGCTATATGGAACAGCTGGCTCCAAAATATTTGGCAGTTCCGGACGACAGAATCGGGCTTCAGCTTGGCAGCCTGCAAAAGGAAATCAAGAACATACTGATAGCTCTGGATGTCAATGATGAGGTTGTTGAAGAGGCGATCCGCGTAAAGGCCGACCTCATTATCGCCCATCATGCTATCATATTCCGTCCACTCAAAGCATTGAATACGGATCAGCCTGCAGGCAGATTGTATGAAAAGCTGATTAAGAACGATATTGCGGTCTACATCAGTCACACGAATCTGGATACGGCAGAGGACGGTATGAACGACTGGATGGCCGAAGCATTGGGCATTCAAAGTGAAGGTACGCTAGAAGATGTCCACACTGAGCAATTATTCAAGCTTGTCGTTTTCGTACCGAAAACACATCATCAACGGGTGCTGGATGCCGTACTGGGTGCGGGAGCCGGACATATCGGCAATTACAGCCATTGCAGCTTTAACATTGATGGCTACGGAACTTTCGTGCCAGGTGAAGGCACACAGCCGTTCTTGGGTGAGCCGGGCAAAATGGAACGCAGCGAAGAGGTACGCATAGAGACGGTTGTACCACAGGGCGTGCGCAACAAAGTCGTTCAGGCGATGCTCAAAGCTCATCCTTATGAAGAGGTGGCCTATGACCTGTACCATATGGATTTGCAGGGCCGCACATTTGGCCTGGGACGGGTGGGTAAGCTCAAGGAAGCCCGCTCGTTACGCGAGTTTGTCAATGATGTGAAAGAAGGCTTCAATGTCGAGCATGTACGTGTAGTGGGCGACTTGGACCGCACAATCAAAAAAGCAGCCGTGCTCGGAGGCTCTGGCAGCCGCTATGTAAACAAGTCGATTTTTAAAGGGGCTGACGTCTTAGTTACGGGTGATATCGACTATCACACGGCTCAGGATGCCCTTATGGCTGGCATTGCCATCATTGACCCTGGTCATAACGCTGAGAAGATTATGAAGCCTAAAACCGCAGAATGGATGCGCAAACGGTTGGAAGAAGGCCGATATTCTACGGAAGTACATGTATCCCAGGTGAATACCGAGCCTTTTCAATTTTTGTAA